A stretch of Faecalibacterium duncaniae DNA encodes these proteins:
- a CDS encoding YxeA family protein, with amino-acid sequence MKKKILIGIGAGAFVAICFGILLLSGAGSTYYYSQIDNTKIEQTGSAGGVINFGGSMDYSYTLRCYDEDGNEKDITFGTSRELKEDAFIRLTVMPIRGVLEWVEVQYDELPTAVQKEYTAPQ; translated from the coding sequence ATGAAGAAAAAAATATTGATTGGGATTGGTGCCGGTGCTTTCGTGGCAATCTGTTTTGGTATTTTACTGCTTTCAGGTGCAGGCAGCACCTATTACTATTCACAGATCGACAACACCAAGATCGAGCAGACGGGATCTGCCGGAGGTGTAATTAACTTTGGGGGAAGCATGGACTACTCCTACACGCTGCGTTGTTATGACGAGGACGGAAACGAAAAGGACATTACCTTTGGAACATCGAGGGAATTGAAAGAGGACGCCTTTATTCGTCTGACGGTAATGCCCATTCGTGGAGTGCTGGAATGGGTTGAAGTTCAGTATGACGAGCTTCCCACAGCCGTACAAAAAGAATATACAGCACCGCAATAA
- a CDS encoding ABC transporter permease — MYRIIKTELWKLKRYHIIWAGILLMLLSVGITLFASTALDGTVWTFPHLVERVIQNNTTTIFPMCITLIAGYIIAREKSDDTLKSIMTIPVSYPALIGGKLIVCGFLSVFLGMASTFFTVAAELLVGFPGFSVTAVIQALIQITLNTLFLYIAVTPIIAFTARIPNGHMIGVILAFVYGYGGMFAAGNMSLANLYPITASMGLIQYRSHDAAVHWNIGLCSLSMIVVLLISVAIVVTTKNVSSAKVVKKPKKTALKKGW, encoded by the coding sequence ATGTATCGGATCATTAAAACAGAATTATGGAAGTTAAAGCGGTATCATATCATTTGGGCTGGTATTCTGCTAATGCTTCTTTCCGTTGGAATTACTCTTTTTGCTTCTACTGCATTAGATGGTACAGTTTGGACTTTCCCTCATTTGGTCGAACGCGTCATTCAAAATAATACGACAACCATTTTTCCTATGTGCATTACTCTGATTGCAGGATATATCATTGCTCGTGAAAAATCAGATGATACCTTAAAAAGCATTATGACAATACCTGTTTCCTACCCTGCGTTGATTGGCGGAAAACTGATTGTTTGCGGTTTCCTGTCCGTATTTTTGGGTATGGCAAGTACATTTTTTACTGTCGCTGCGGAATTACTTGTTGGCTTTCCGGGATTTTCGGTAACAGCCGTAATACAGGCTTTGATACAGATCACCCTTAATACCTTATTTTTGTATATAGCCGTAACTCCGATTATAGCCTTTACCGCCCGTATTCCTAACGGGCACATGATAGGTGTTATTCTTGCATTTGTCTATGGCTACGGGGGAATGTTCGCAGCCGGAAATATGTCCCTTGCAAATCTCTATCCGATTACAGCGAGTATGGGACTGATCCAGTACCGAAGCCATGATGCGGCTGTTCATTGGAATATAGGCTTATGCAGCCTAAGTATGATAGTCGTCTTATTGATTTCTGTGGCTATTGTAGTTACAACAAAAAATGTTTCATCCGCAAAAGTTGTTAAAAAGCCGAAAAAAACCGCCCTCAAAAAAGGCTGGTAA
- a CDS encoding ABC transporter permease, whose protein sequence is MRELLKLVQCEFAKLKRKKIIPLVFLSAFLFPIPITFLMATPRMLEKYPNKSVLFDGLFNMVMGYGVIFLLPCIIGVIAAMLFFMERDNDTFKNLRTIPVTSTQMIMAKIIVLFIFGVIFCLASMLATIVCGSFSMEVHGLTYKLLVAVELGIFITAGTLPIIVLVVFFSKTYIFSILLCVFYSVVSLTVETLFGTLPKWLCWLMPIPLTTLWGAGDMVKHGFPLNVNALEAIIPSTFQTVIILGIMAVASISLIDFLYKKRGE, encoded by the coding sequence GTGAGGGAATTGCTTAAACTGGTTCAATGTGAGTTCGCGAAATTGAAGAGAAAAAAAATCATCCCACTTGTGTTTTTGTCCGCTTTTTTATTTCCTATTCCCATTACCTTTCTGATGGCAACACCGAGAATGTTGGAGAAGTACCCAAATAAATCAGTCCTTTTTGATGGATTGTTCAATATGGTTATGGGATATGGCGTTATTTTTCTCTTGCCGTGTATCATCGGTGTCATTGCAGCAATGCTGTTTTTTATGGAACGGGACAATGACACTTTCAAAAATTTACGCACAATCCCGGTAACAAGTACACAGATGATTATGGCAAAGATCATTGTGCTATTTATTTTTGGAGTTATCTTTTGCCTTGCTTCCATGCTTGCTACCATTGTTTGCGGCAGTTTCTCAATGGAAGTGCATGGTCTTACCTATAAACTACTTGTTGCAGTTGAACTTGGAATATTCATTACAGCGGGAACTTTGCCGATTATCGTACTTGTGGTCTTTTTCAGCAAAACATACATCTTCTCCATTCTGCTATGTGTGTTTTACAGTGTAGTGAGCCTTACCGTCGAAACATTGTTCGGAACATTGCCTAAATGGTTATGTTGGCTCATGCCTATCCCGCTTACAACGCTCTGGGGTGCGGGAGATATGGTGAAACATGGGTTTCCATTGAATGTAAATGCCTTGGAAGCAATTATTCCCTCAACCTTTCAGACGGTTATCATTCTTGGGATAATGGCTGTTGCATCAATCTCATTGATCGACTTCTTATACAAGAAAAGGGGGGAATAA